The following are from one region of the Terriglobia bacterium genome:
- a CDS encoding MTH1187 family thiamine-binding protein, with amino-acid sequence MKVIADFCLIPIGIGVSVSKEIAACERVLAEAGLKTRLHAYGTNIEGEWDDVFAAIKRCHEVVHAMGTPRVSSTLRFGTRIDRPQTMDEKIRSVQQKLEE; translated from the coding sequence ATGAAGGTCATTGCAGATTTTTGCCTTATTCCGATCGGGATCGGCGTCTCGGTTTCCAAAGAAATCGCTGCTTGTGAACGTGTGCTTGCAGAAGCCGGGCTGAAAACCCGATTACACGCCTACGGCACGAATATCGAAGGGGAGTGGGATGACGTGTTCGCAGCCATCAAGCGATGCCATGAGGTGGTGCACGCCATGGGAACTCCACGAGTTTCATCGACCTTGCGATTCGGTACACGAATCGACCGCCCACAGACGATGGACGAAAAGATCCGAAGCGTTCAACAAAAACTGGAAGAATAA
- the rsmH gene encoding 16S rRNA (cytosine(1402)-N(4))-methyltransferase RsmH, giving the protein MEKPKRRQRYRGKNPRHFSEKYKEHEPERYAADVAGVLARGRTPAGMHRPVMVREVIEVLGPKPGEFAVDCTLGYGGHAAALLGSIQPGGRLIGVDIDPIELPKTESRLRELGFGPDVFVSQRSNFAGLAKLLPEPADIVFADLGVSSMQMDNPERGFTYKVDGPLDLRMNPMRGQPAAAMLAGLDGPALAAILFENADEPNADPIAHAVLQAQVSTTTELAAAVRRAGGDDDSIRRVFQALRIAVNNEFGALEEFLRNLPFCLKSGGRAAILTFHSGEDRRVKKAFQAAEREGVYSEVAHEIVRPSAEELRANPRSRSAKLRWARAATSSRII; this is encoded by the coding sequence ATGGAAAAGCCGAAGCGGCGGCAGCGGTATCGAGGGAAAAACCCGCGGCACTTCTCTGAGAAATACAAGGAACATGAACCGGAGCGTTATGCCGCAGACGTAGCCGGGGTACTCGCCAGGGGCAGAACGCCGGCCGGAATGCATCGCCCGGTCATGGTTCGCGAGGTCATCGAAGTTCTTGGGCCGAAGCCGGGCGAATTCGCTGTCGATTGTACCCTCGGATACGGAGGCCATGCGGCGGCGCTGCTCGGCTCGATCCAGCCCGGCGGCCGTCTCATCGGCGTCGACATCGATCCCATCGAGTTGCCGAAGACTGAATCCCGTTTACGCGAGCTCGGCTTCGGCCCGGACGTCTTCGTTTCGCAGCGGTCCAATTTTGCGGGACTTGCGAAACTTCTCCCCGAACCGGCCGATATTGTTTTCGCAGACCTCGGTGTCTCGTCGATGCAGATGGACAACCCCGAGCGCGGCTTTACCTACAAAGTTGATGGCCCGCTCGACCTGCGCATGAACCCTATGCGCGGGCAACCGGCTGCCGCTATGCTGGCCGGTCTCGATGGACCGGCTCTCGCCGCGATTCTGTTCGAAAATGCCGACGAACCCAACGCGGATCCCATCGCCCATGCCGTCCTTCAGGCGCAGGTTTCGACAACGACGGAGCTTGCTGCCGCAGTTCGCCGCGCAGGAGGAGACGATGACTCCATACGCCGTGTCTTCCAGGCACTCCGAATCGCAGTGAATAACGAGTTTGGCGCGCTGGAGGAGTTCCTGCGGAACCTTCCATTCTGCCTCAAGAGCGGTGGCCGGGCCGCTATCCTCACGTTTCACTCCGGTGAAGACCGCCGCGTCAAAAAGGCGTTCCAGGCCGCAGAACGTGAAGGAGTGTACTCGGAGGTCGCACACGAAATCGTCCGGCCTTCTGCAGAAGAACTTCGCGCCAATCCGCGCAGCCGCAGCGCCAAGTTGCGATGGGCCCGCGCAGCCACTTCATCAAGGATTATCTAG
- a CDS encoding nucleotide pyrophosphohydrolase yields the protein MIDNQKLAMALRSFAAERDWDQFHTPKNLATSISVEAAELLELFQWSRGQNGWDELTDVSLRAKIEEELADILLYVIRFADKADIDLETAAERKIASNAQKYPADRFRGSDRKYDE from the coding sequence GTGATCGACAATCAGAAACTCGCAATGGCTCTGAGATCGTTTGCCGCGGAAAGAGACTGGGATCAATTCCATACGCCCAAGAATCTCGCCACCTCCATTTCTGTGGAAGCCGCTGAACTTCTGGAATTATTTCAATGGTCGCGAGGACAGAATGGCTGGGACGAACTGACGGATGTTTCTCTACGCGCGAAAATCGAGGAAGAGCTGGCCGATATTCTCCTCTATGTCATCCGCTTTGCCGACAAAGCGGATATCGATCTCGAAACCGCCGCGGAACGAAAGATCGCCTCGAACGCACAAAAGTATCCCGCCGACCGTTTCCGCGGCTCCGATCGCAAGTACGATGAATAA
- a CDS encoding DUF5995 family protein produces the protein MSSSAPDPTDQQLLKIVTDPKPANIAEVIDRMDRLEAVLQITDGLIWFNWLYRLVTNNVDLSSGWTNPEWLTRLDVIFANMYFGAIETELGGVGRTPKSWQALFEARRKPGIDRIQFALAGMNAHINHDLALALLQTDRESGIVPSKTSLEHQDFESVNSILEAALPQTLNMLAAGVLGATAQDTGKIGRLLAMWNVRAARNLAWDFADHLRDLNAVSGRVALTAQDQMTGTLGRALLVI, from the coding sequence ATGAGCAGTTCAGCACCCGATCCAACCGATCAGCAGTTATTGAAGATCGTCACGGACCCAAAGCCTGCAAATATTGCAGAAGTGATCGATCGAATGGACCGTCTTGAAGCGGTTCTGCAGATTACGGATGGACTGATTTGGTTTAACTGGTTATATCGACTGGTCACTAACAATGTCGATCTCAGTTCAGGCTGGACGAACCCCGAATGGCTCACCCGCCTGGATGTCATTTTTGCGAATATGTACTTCGGAGCAATTGAAACAGAACTCGGGGGCGTGGGCCGGACGCCGAAATCCTGGCAGGCCCTGTTTGAAGCTCGCCGCAAGCCGGGAATTGACCGGATACAGTTTGCGCTCGCCGGCATGAACGCTCACATCAATCACGATTTAGCCTTGGCGTTGCTGCAAACGGATCGGGAGTCCGGAATCGTCCCGAGTAAGACCAGTCTCGAGCACCAGGATTTTGAATCGGTTAACAGCATCCTTGAGGCGGCATTGCCGCAAACATTGAATATGCTGGCCGCCGGAGTCTTGGGCGCAACTGCACAGGATACTGGAAAGATCGGACGGCTGCTCGCCATGTGGAACGTCCGCGCCGCTCGGAATCTGGCATGGGATTTTGCAGATCATTTGCGAGACCTGAATGCCGTCTCGGGTCGTGTGGCTTTAACAGCCCAGGACCAGATGACGGGAACATTGGGTCGGGCCCTCTTGGTGATATAG